One Gordonia sp. SID5947 genomic region harbors:
- a CDS encoding acyl-CoA dehydrogenase family protein has translation MSTDSARLTAGADLGEAAPWRARLISLLDDYAGRPRPDTSRARFDAAVAWQSELVDAGLAAPGWPVSAGGMGLDLDDQLDYYRMTSAARAPKHPCSLSFIVAPTLIVHGTQQQRDRHLEPLLRADEFWCQGFSEPGAGSDLASLSTRAVADGDVYRVNGQKIWTTMADRADWIFALVRTGSPGRGTAGITYLLIAMDSPGVTVRPLRDAAGGHHFAEVFFDDVEVPMANRVGEEGEGWSIMRTSLGHERATAFLADEFRYRKTVDQVLRLAVEQGYRDDPLVRAQVADLETDVRTIATNSARALSAVLRQEDPGGVASINRLVKSEFEQRLHRLALRLTGPGAVLGNRSPGAVDGGRWTYGYLMSRASTIGAGTAEIQRNTIAEKVLGLPSHRGEGRHDPAVGPGSPLAAPEDDERAVREAVAGVVRSHVDTDRILRDRVDTDELWDALVGFGLPGLSAPESFGGGGASLRLLCAAIEETAHHLAPVPLVPTVAALALLLACGADDAAGQVIAGARSAVVVPADDSGWRVDGAVPTICDGVLTGVVDRVVGALDAQVLVVVARTSDTGEAAVVVVDHVDAVITHQAAVDLTSSVGAVSLDGVRGRVVATATQARRGIEKAQRIAHLAIAADSVGVANRALAMAVAWAGQREQFGQTIGSFQAVSHRCADMLVEAESARNQVLAAADLDNSDVEAELAARLAAAHALSAAVRVAESCVQVHGGIGFTWEHPAHLLLRRAVSNEAWCARPESLRDQVAGRVLAPFS, from the coding sequence ATGAGCACCGACAGTGCACGGCTCACCGCCGGTGCTGATCTCGGCGAGGCGGCGCCCTGGCGTGCGCGACTCATATCGCTGTTGGACGACTACGCAGGGCGTCCCCGGCCGGACACCTCCCGGGCGCGATTCGATGCCGCGGTGGCCTGGCAGTCCGAACTGGTGGACGCCGGCCTCGCCGCGCCCGGTTGGCCGGTGTCGGCCGGCGGTATGGGCCTAGACCTCGACGATCAACTCGACTACTACCGGATGACCTCTGCGGCCCGGGCCCCGAAACATCCGTGCAGTCTGTCGTTCATCGTGGCTCCGACCCTGATCGTCCACGGAACACAGCAGCAGCGGGATCGCCACCTCGAACCACTTCTGCGTGCCGACGAGTTCTGGTGCCAAGGGTTCTCCGAGCCCGGCGCCGGAAGCGATCTTGCTTCTCTGTCCACGCGGGCGGTGGCCGACGGCGACGTCTACCGGGTGAACGGACAGAAGATCTGGACCACGATGGCCGACCGGGCCGATTGGATCTTCGCCCTGGTGCGCACGGGATCTCCCGGCCGCGGGACCGCAGGGATCACGTATCTGCTCATTGCCATGGACTCGCCGGGCGTGACGGTACGGCCGTTGCGGGATGCAGCGGGCGGGCACCATTTCGCGGAGGTCTTCTTCGACGATGTCGAGGTGCCGATGGCGAACCGCGTTGGCGAGGAAGGGGAGGGGTGGTCGATCATGCGGACGTCCCTGGGGCACGAGCGGGCGACCGCTTTCCTCGCCGACGAATTCCGATACCGCAAGACCGTCGACCAGGTGTTGCGTCTCGCCGTCGAACAGGGCTACCGCGACGACCCGCTCGTGCGGGCACAGGTCGCCGACCTGGAGACCGACGTCCGTACCATCGCGACCAACAGTGCACGTGCCTTGAGCGCGGTTCTACGACAAGAAGATCCGGGCGGTGTCGCTTCGATCAATCGTCTCGTGAAGTCCGAGTTCGAGCAGCGGTTGCACCGACTTGCACTCCGGCTCACCGGCCCGGGCGCCGTGCTCGGTAACCGGTCACCCGGTGCGGTCGATGGTGGTCGGTGGACCTACGGATACCTGATGTCGCGCGCTTCGACCATCGGTGCCGGTACCGCCGAGATCCAGCGGAACACCATCGCGGAGAAGGTACTCGGCCTACCGTCGCACCGCGGTGAGGGACGTCACGACCCGGCGGTGGGGCCGGGCAGCCCGCTCGCCGCGCCAGAGGACGACGAGCGGGCCGTTCGTGAGGCGGTCGCAGGCGTGGTCCGTTCTCACGTCGACACCGACCGCATCCTCCGCGATCGCGTGGACACCGATGAACTCTGGGACGCGCTGGTCGGTTTCGGTCTGCCCGGACTCTCCGCACCGGAATCCTTCGGCGGGGGTGGCGCTTCCCTACGTTTGTTGTGTGCGGCGATCGAGGAAACGGCTCATCATCTCGCTCCGGTTCCGCTGGTCCCCACGGTTGCAGCACTGGCCCTGCTCCTCGCGTGCGGCGCCGACGACGCGGCTGGGCAGGTGATCGCGGGTGCTCGTTCCGCTGTGGTGGTGCCCGCCGACGATTCCGGATGGCGTGTGGACGGAGCGGTTCCCACGATATGCGACGGGGTGCTCACCGGTGTGGTGGATCGGGTCGTCGGCGCGCTCGATGCGCAGGTCCTCGTGGTGGTCGCGCGGACCTCGGACACCGGGGAAGCGGCAGTGGTGGTCGTCGACCACGTGGATGCGGTGATCACGCACCAGGCCGCCGTCGATCTCACGTCGTCGGTCGGCGCGGTGTCCCTCGACGGGGTCCGCGGTCGGGTCGTCGCGACCGCAACGCAGGCCCGCCGTGGGATCGAAAAGGCACAGCGGATCGCGCATCTCGCGATCGCGGCCGATTCGGTCGGTGTCGCCAACCGTGCGCTCGCGATGGCCGTCGCCTGGGCGGGGCAGCGAGAACAGTTCGGCCAGACGATCGGATCGTTCCAAGCGGTGTCCCACCGCTGCGCGGACATGCTGGTGGAGGCGGAGAGCGCGCGGAATCAGGTCCTCGCGGCCGCCGATCTCGACAACTCCGACGTGGAAGCGGAATTGGCCGCCCGGCTGGCGGCCGCACATGCGCTGAGCGCTGCGGTGCGCGTCGCCGAATCATGTGTGCAGGTGCACGGCGGTATCGGTTTCACCTGGGAACATCCGGCACATCTGCTACTTCGCCGAGCCGTTTCCAACGAAGCCTGGTGTGCGCGACCGGAATCCCTTCGTGACCAGGTGGCCGGTCGGGTGTTGGCACCGTTCTCCTGA
- a CDS encoding enoyl-CoA hydratase — protein MQGESTSDVPETPPLLVERDGHVAVLTLNRPEARNAINRAMRRAIKKELWRADADPDVHVVVITGAGSSFSSGVDLPEALSGPSPRTEGPTPTQVLRAISKPVIAAVNGPCYTGGFELAVNCSFIIGSDRAVFADTHAQIGLLNGWGGSAVLPRTVGLAAAVQIILSGEPIDAATALRIGLANEVVAHDRLMERTIEVAQAIAGGHPGAVQRMLRLLKDGAGASVTEALALEAEAAVSFRTSGADITERYGRRRSASRES, from the coding sequence ATGCAGGGCGAGTCGACGTCAGACGTGCCGGAAACACCACCGTTGCTCGTGGAGAGGGACGGTCATGTGGCCGTCCTGACCCTCAATCGTCCGGAAGCCCGGAATGCGATCAATCGGGCCATGCGCCGGGCGATCAAGAAGGAATTGTGGCGCGCCGATGCCGACCCCGATGTCCACGTGGTGGTCATCACCGGAGCCGGCAGCTCCTTCTCGTCCGGGGTGGATCTCCCGGAGGCGCTCTCGGGTCCCTCACCCCGAACCGAGGGCCCCACCCCGACCCAAGTGCTGCGCGCGATCTCCAAACCCGTCATCGCCGCCGTCAACGGGCCTTGCTACACAGGTGGGTTCGAGCTCGCGGTGAACTGCTCGTTCATCATCGGTTCGGATCGAGCAGTCTTCGCCGACACCCATGCGCAGATCGGACTTCTCAACGGTTGGGGTGGCAGCGCTGTGCTGCCCCGTACCGTCGGCCTGGCCGCTGCCGTCCAGATCATCCTGAGTGGTGAGCCGATCGATGCCGCCACGGCGCTACGAATCGGATTGGCGAACGAGGTCGTGGCGCACGACCGCCTCATGGAACGGACGATCGAGGTGGCGCAGGCGATCGCAGGCGGCCACCCTGGCGCCGTACAACGCATGCTGCGCCTGCTGAAGGACGGCGCGGGTGCGTCGGTCACCGAGGCGCTCGCGCTCGAAGCCGAGGCCGCGGTCTCGTTCCGTACGAGTGGCGCCGACATCACCGAGCGATACGGCCGACGCCGTTCGGCCTCGAGAGAATCCTGA
- a CDS encoding nitronate monooxygenase family protein produces the protein MLTTRLTELLGIEHPIVQGGMMFVGRAELAAAVSNAGGLGIITALTQPTPDDLAAEIERCKSLTDKPFGVNITLTLSINPPPFAEYRRVIIESGVRVVETAGSDPTEHIEHLKEHGITVIHKCTSVTHALKAERIGADAVSIDGFECAGHPGEDDIPGLVLIPVTAEAISIPFVASGGFADGRGLAAALALGADGINMGTRFMCTQESPVHPNIKELIVGASERDTRLIMRQLRNSMRVAKNTVSEEVVDVLARGGRFRDIKDMVAGVRGRRVFAEGDPELGIWTVGLAQGLIHDVPTAGDVVRRSAEEAERVIDGLGKMIVGESLVTAKGPH, from the coding sequence ATGCTCACAACACGTTTGACCGAGTTGCTCGGTATCGAACACCCGATCGTGCAAGGCGGGATGATGTTCGTAGGTCGCGCCGAGCTGGCGGCCGCCGTGTCGAATGCCGGCGGGCTCGGCATCATCACTGCACTGACACAACCGACCCCGGACGATCTGGCTGCAGAGATCGAGCGCTGTAAATCTCTGACCGACAAGCCTTTCGGGGTCAACATCACCCTCACCCTGTCGATAAATCCGCCCCCGTTCGCCGAGTATCGGCGGGTGATCATCGAGTCGGGTGTGCGGGTGGTGGAGACCGCGGGTTCGGACCCCACCGAGCATATCGAGCACCTCAAGGAGCACGGGATCACCGTGATCCACAAGTGCACGAGTGTGACTCACGCGCTCAAGGCCGAGCGGATCGGTGCCGACGCAGTGAGCATCGACGGATTCGAATGCGCCGGCCACCCTGGCGAGGATGACATACCGGGCTTGGTCCTCATTCCCGTGACCGCGGAGGCCATCTCGATCCCTTTCGTCGCATCGGGGGGGTTCGCCGATGGGAGGGGGCTTGCCGCGGCGCTCGCCCTCGGCGCTGACGGGATCAACATGGGCACCCGGTTCATGTGCACCCAGGAGAGTCCGGTTCACCCCAACATCAAGGAGCTGATCGTGGGTGCGTCGGAGCGCGACACCAGGCTCATCATGCGGCAACTGCGCAACAGCATGCGAGTCGCCAAGAACACCGTCAGCGAGGAGGTCGTCGACGTGCTGGCCCGCGGCGGCCGGTTCCGGGACATCAAGGACATGGTCGCCGGCGTGCGCGGACGGCGCGTATTCGCCGAAGGCGATCCGGAACTGGGGATATGGACGGTCGGGCTCGCGCAGGGTCTGATCCACGACGTACCGACGGCGGGTGACGTGGTGCGGCGTAGTGCAGAGGAGGCCGAGCGTGTCATCGACGGACTGGGGAAGATGATCGTCGGAGAGTCGCTCGTCACCGCGAAAGGGCCGCACTGA
- a CDS encoding branched-chain amino acid ABC transporter permease/ATP-binding protein, whose product MTQDIQFLFLGLGNGAVYAALALALVMTYRSSGVVNFATGAVALYIAYTFAYLRNGEFLIPIPGFPKTVDLGGELDVLPAMAISLAIAAALGILLYFAVFRLLRTAPATAKAVASIALMLAIQALLAARVGTTPVSVDPILPTGIVTFGDIRVPVDRIWFAGIVVVLTVLLIIAFRLTRFGLATRAAAETETGALVTGLSPERIAYANWALSTMIAGLSGILIAPIVPLIPVSYTLFIVPALAAALVGNFSAIGPAVAAGLGIGVLQSEMTHLQSTIDWMPQSGMAELIPLVLILVFLVFRGKPLPTRGAIIQNTLGAAPRPKNPVVTGAIWTLIALGFLLFTQGSYRGAIIMTFTLAIIALSQVVVTGFAGQISLAQLTLGGVGAFMLSRFTVDMGIPFPFAPILAALVATVVGVVVGLPALRIRGLPVAVVTLGLAVFLEAFWFRNNKFNGGIDGAHVSDPSLFGLDLGIGSGDAYPRIAFGVVCLVVLVVTALAVVRLRTSRLGASMLAIRANERSAAASGINVSRTKLVAFAIGAFIAGIGGSLMAYQQTMAVPEAFTAIGGIAMFAVCYLAGITCVSGAMLAGIMGAGGILFVFLDRVANVGEYYSVITGILLVITVIANPEGIISDIYKRLGQLRTRLGRSSDTSALSTDLDVALTDDEIHLDTASEVGGVVLSAQGVGVHYGGITALDDVSLEVREGEIIGLIGPNGAGKTTFIDAISGFADADGTVSLVGRPLDGLRAYQRSRAGLGRTFQGIDLYDDLSVRENVSVGSTASLHRGSDRPPLDTEQMNHLFEVLHLDKVVDRPVRELSQGQRQLVSVARALAGRPRVVLLDEPAAGLDTTESAWLGHRLRAIRDAGTTIVMVDHDMELVLEVCDRIVVLDLGKRIAIGTPDEVRNNPEVTRAYLGATHSGKEVNA is encoded by the coding sequence ATGACACAAGACATCCAGTTCTTGTTCCTGGGCCTGGGCAACGGCGCCGTCTATGCGGCGCTGGCCCTCGCCCTGGTCATGACCTACCGCAGCTCCGGGGTGGTGAACTTCGCGACCGGCGCCGTCGCGCTCTACATCGCCTACACCTTTGCCTACCTCCGCAACGGCGAGTTCCTGATCCCCATCCCCGGCTTCCCGAAGACGGTCGACCTCGGCGGCGAGCTCGACGTGTTGCCGGCGATGGCGATCTCACTGGCCATCGCCGCCGCGCTCGGCATATTGCTGTACTTCGCCGTGTTCCGGCTGCTGAGGACGGCTCCCGCCACTGCCAAGGCCGTCGCCTCCATCGCCCTCATGCTCGCGATCCAGGCGTTGCTCGCGGCGCGAGTGGGGACCACTCCGGTCTCAGTCGATCCGATCCTGCCGACCGGGATCGTCACGTTCGGTGACATCCGGGTTCCGGTAGACCGCATCTGGTTCGCCGGCATCGTCGTGGTGCTCACCGTGCTGCTGATCATCGCCTTCCGACTCACCCGTTTCGGGCTGGCGACCCGGGCGGCGGCCGAGACCGAGACCGGCGCACTCGTGACCGGCCTGTCCCCCGAGCGGATCGCGTACGCGAACTGGGCTCTGAGCACCATGATCGCGGGACTGTCCGGAATCCTGATCGCACCGATCGTGCCACTGATCCCGGTGTCCTACACGCTGTTCATCGTGCCCGCGTTGGCCGCCGCGCTGGTGGGCAACTTCAGCGCGATCGGACCGGCGGTCGCCGCGGGTCTCGGAATCGGCGTCCTGCAGTCGGAGATGACACACCTGCAGTCGACGATCGACTGGATGCCGCAGTCCGGGATGGCTGAGCTGATCCCGTTGGTGCTCATCCTCGTGTTCCTCGTGTTCCGCGGCAAGCCGCTCCCCACACGCGGCGCGATCATCCAGAACACGCTCGGCGCAGCGCCGCGTCCGAAGAATCCGGTCGTCACCGGGGCGATCTGGACCCTGATCGCCCTCGGCTTCCTGTTGTTCACCCAGGGCAGCTATCGCGGTGCGATCATCATGACGTTCACGCTGGCCATCATCGCGCTCTCGCAGGTCGTCGTGACGGGATTCGCAGGGCAGATCTCGCTGGCACAGTTGACACTCGGCGGCGTCGGCGCGTTCATGCTGAGCAGATTCACCGTGGACATGGGCATCCCGTTCCCGTTCGCCCCGATTCTCGCGGCGCTCGTCGCCACGGTCGTCGGAGTCGTGGTGGGCCTGCCCGCGTTGCGCATCCGCGGCCTACCGGTGGCTGTCGTCACCCTCGGCCTCGCGGTGTTTCTCGAAGCATTCTGGTTCCGTAACAACAAGTTCAACGGTGGCATCGACGGAGCCCACGTCTCCGATCCGTCACTGTTCGGGCTGGACCTCGGGATCGGGTCCGGCGACGCGTATCCGCGCATCGCCTTCGGAGTGGTCTGCCTCGTGGTCCTCGTCGTGACGGCCCTGGCCGTGGTACGGCTACGAACCAGCCGGCTCGGTGCCTCGATGCTCGCCATTCGGGCAAACGAGCGTTCGGCAGCCGCCTCCGGAATCAACGTGTCGCGAACCAAGTTGGTCGCGTTCGCGATCGGCGCATTCATCGCCGGCATCGGCGGATCCCTGATGGCCTATCAACAGACCATGGCGGTACCCGAGGCGTTCACCGCCATCGGCGGCATCGCGATGTTCGCGGTGTGTTACCTCGCCGGCATCACATGTGTCTCCGGGGCAATGCTCGCCGGCATCATGGGCGCCGGCGGCATCCTGTTCGTCTTCCTCGACCGAGTCGCCAACGTCGGCGAGTACTACTCGGTTATCACCGGAATCCTGCTCGTCATCACCGTGATCGCCAATCCCGAGGGCATCATCTCCGACATCTACAAGCGCCTCGGGCAGCTCCGGACCAGACTCGGCAGGTCGTCGGACACCAGTGCACTCAGCACCGATCTCGATGTCGCACTGACGGACGACGAGATCCATCTCGACACGGCGAGCGAAGTCGGTGGCGTCGTCCTGTCGGCACAGGGTGTGGGAGTCCACTACGGAGGGATCACGGCGCTCGACGACGTGTCGCTCGAGGTGCGCGAAGGCGAGATCATCGGCCTCATCGGCCCCAACGGCGCCGGCAAGACGACGTTCATCGACGCGATCAGCGGCTTCGCCGATGCCGACGGCACCGTGTCGCTCGTCGGCAGGCCCCTCGACGGGCTACGCGCATATCAGCGCAGTCGCGCAGGACTCGGCCGGACCTTCCAAGGTATCGACCTGTACGACGACCTGTCGGTCCGCGAGAACGTGTCTGTCGGCTCCACCGCATCCCTGCACCGAGGCTCCGACCGGCCGCCCCTCGACACCGAGCAGATGAACCACTTGTTCGAGGTCTTGCATCTCGACAAGGTCGTCGATCGGCCGGTCCGGGAGCTCTCGCAGGGTCAGCGACAACTCGTGTCGGTTGCCCGTGCGCTGGCGGGACGTCCACGGGTAGTGCTGCTCGACGAACCCGCCGCCGGACTCGACACCACCGAGAGCGCGTGGCTGGGCCACCGGCTCCGCGCGATCCGCGACGCCGGGACCACCATCGTCATGGTCGATCACGACATGGAGCTGGTTCTCGAGGTCTGCGATCGGATCGTGGTCCTCGACCTCGGTAAACGGATCGCGATCGGCACACCCGATGAGGTCCGCAACAACCCGGAGGTCACCCGTGCCTATCTCGGTGCGACCCACAGCGGCAAGGAGGTGAACGCATGA